In the Populus trichocarpa isolate Nisqually-1 chromosome 1, P.trichocarpa_v4.1, whole genome shotgun sequence genome, one interval contains:
- the LOC7496814 gene encoding purine permease 21 produces the protein MGEAQEVQLQVMGKEAKEASPPRHENETNQPAIPQKRNSKWWLLVAFYSLLLLAGQSVAVLLGRLYFEKGGNSSWMGALVQPAGFPILLPFYLSQPKSPSTSNFETNLPSNLVLASIYISSGLFLAIVSMLHSLGLKYLPVSTYSLVCASQLGFNALFSFFLNSLKLTPFIINSLVLLTISSILLVFQDDSAESKQVYKRKYAFGFICTVGASAGYGLLLSLTQFAFKKVLKQETFKVVLDMTIYPSLACTIAVLVGLFASGEWKGLGKEMEGFKLGEVSYCMTLIWTAISWQLFSIGCVGLIFEVSSVFSNAISTFGLPVVPVLAVFCFGDKMDVIKAIAMVLAIWGFLSYVYQHYLDDCKLKKQKSNAAATEMLITG, from the exons ATGGGAGAAGCTCAGGAAGTGCAGCTCCAAGTCATGG GGAAAGAAGCCAAAGAGGCAAGCCCACCTAGGCATGAAAATGAGACCAACCAGCCAGCAATACCTCAAAAGAGAAACTCTAAGTGGTGGCTCCTAGTGGCCTTCTattcacttcttcttcttgctgGCCAGTCAGTGGCCGTTCTCTTGGGAAGATTATATTTCGAAAAGGGTGGGAATAGTAGCTGGATGGGAGCACTTGTGCAGCCTGCTGGATTTCCCATTCTCCTTCCCTTTTACTTGTCACAACCAAAAAGTCCTTCCACAAGCAACTTCGAAACAAACTTGCCTTCTAATTTAGTCCTTGcttcaatttatatttcaagTGGCTTATTTCTAGCCATAGTTAGTATGTTGCATTCACTTGGTCTCAAATACCTTCCAGTGTCTACTTATTCTCTTGTTTGTGCATCCCAATTGGGCTTCAATGCTTTGTTCTCTTTCTTCCTCAACTCCCTTAAGCTCACTCCTTTCATAATCAATTCTTTAGTACTTCTCACCATCTCCTCCATCCTCCTTGTATTCCAAGACGACTCCGCAGAATCTAAACAAGTCTACAAAAGAAAGTACGCATTCGGATTTATATGCACTGTTGGTGCTTCTGCTGGATATGGATTGCTGCTTTCTTTAACCCAATTTGCCTTTAAGAAGGTTCTAAAGCAGGAAACCTTCAAGGTGGTTTTGGATATGACAATCTATCCATCACTAGCTTGTACCATTGCTGTCCTAGTGGGACTTTTTGCTAGCGGAGAATGGAAGGGTTTAGGGAAAGAGATGGAAGGTTTTAAACTTGGAGAAGTATCCTACTGCATGACTTTAATTTGGACTGCAATATCCTGGCAGCTTTTCTCTATTGGTTGTGTAGGATTGATTTTCGAGGTGTCCTCGGTCTTCTCGAATGCCATTAGTACTTTTGGTTTGCCTGTAGTTCCTGTCCTCGCCGTTTTCTGTTTTGGTGACAAAATGGATGTTATCAAGGCTATTGCCATGGTGTTGGCTATATGGGGCTTTCTTTCATATGTCTATCAGCACTATCTTGATGACTGCAAgctcaagaaacaaaaaagcaatGCCGCCGCTACTGAAATGTTAATCACTGGATGA